A stretch of DNA from Thalassospiraceae bacterium LMO-SO8:
AACCTGGAACTGCCCATCGAACTTGAGATGGTCAAGCGCAACGGGGCCGCCGGCATCGGCCTGCTGCGCACGGAATTCCTGTACATGAGCCGCGACGACACGCCGACGGAGGACGAACAGTACGCGGCGCTCAGGGAAATCGTCGACGCCATGGACGGCAAGCCGGTGACCATCCGCACCCTCGACGTGGGCGGCGAGAAACCGGCCCGGGGGCTGTTGGGCGACCTCGGCGAGGCGGCCGCTTCGGCGCTCGGCCTGCGCGGCATTCGTTTGTCGCTAAAACACACGAAGACCATGGACGCGCAGCTGACGGCGATCCTGCGCGCCGCCTGCCACGGGCCCGTGCGCATCCTGCTGCCCATGGTCTCCACCGTCTCGGAGGTCCGCCAGACGCGCGACGCCCTCAACAGGGCCGTGCAACGGCTCAAGCGCCGCAAACAGAAGGTGCCCAACCCCCTGCCGCCCTTGGGCGTGATGATCGAGGTGCCGGCGGCGGCGCTGGCCGCCGACGCGCTTGCCCAGGTTTCGGACTTCTTCGCCATCGGCTCCAACGACCTGACCATGTACACGCTGGCCACCGACCGCACCAACGAACACGTCGCGCATCTGTTCGACTCGCTCCACCCGGCGGTGCTGCGTCTGATCCAGTTCGCGACCCAGGCCGCCCTGCGTTCGCGCATCCCGATCTCACTCTGCGGCGAGATCGCGGGCGATCCGCGCTATGCACCCCTGCTTTTGGGCCTGGGACTGCGCGAGCTGTCCATGGTGCCGGCCAACATCCCGCTGGTGAAACAGCGCATCCGCGCGCTGGACATCGCCGCCGCCACCCGCCGCGCCGACGCCATCATGGGCCAGGTCGACCCGGGCCGCATCGCGGCCCTGCTCGACGATTTCAACGGGCTGTCCTAAACCCCGGCGTCGGCGAGCCAACCTGCGATCACGCCAAGGACCGCCTCCGGCGCCTCCATCGGCGTCATATGGCCGCAGTCCTCGATGATCTCGAACCGCGCGCCCGGAATGGCGTCCGCCATCTCTTTTGATTCGTTCATCGAACGCAGTTCATCCTGATGCGCCCAGATGACCAGGGCCGGGCAGGCGATGTTGGCGAGGTCCGGCCGCCCGTCGCGGCGCTGGATGGAAAGCTGCTTGATGAAGGCGTCGCCGCCCATCCGCAGTGCCATGTCCTTGACCTCCTGGATCAGGGCTTCGTCGTCGCGCCGGTCCGGGTGGAAGGCCTTCTTCACGGCGTCCGAGGACAGGCCCCTGAAGCCGCGTTCCCGGGTATGGGCGATCAGGAAGGCGTTGCGTTTGGTGATTTCAGGGCGCGGCGGGTGGGCCGAGGAGTTCATCAGCACCACCCCCGCGACGCGGTCCGGCGCGAGACGCAGGATCTCCCGGGCGACGAAGCCGCCGAGCGAGAAGCCGATGAGGATGAAGCGCTCCGGGGCGCCCTCTAAAATCTCCCTGGCCGTCGCCTCAAGATCGTCGGTGCGGCTGAGGTCCGCGAAGGTGCAGGTGCCGAGAGCCGCCAGCCCGGGCTCCATGCGCGACCACAGGGCGCGGTCGGTCATGAAGCCGGGGCAAAGAATGAAATGGCGGGAAGGGGTCGATGGCTCGGTGGTCATCCACAGAGTGTATCGGCCATCTCCTTGAAGTTTTCAACGATCAGGTCGGGCTGTTCCGGCCAGGCGCCGAAGGGCCGCTTGCGCCGGTCGATGAAGGCCGTGCGCATGCCGAAGCTTTTCGCGCCCACCACGTCGAATTCGTGGTTGGCGACGAACAGGCAGGACGTGCGGTCGAAGCCGGTGATGTCGCAGGCCGTGGCGTAGGTCGCCCAATGGGGCTTGAAGTAGCCCGCTTCGGCGACCGAGATGACGTGGTCGAACTTGAAGCCGATGTGCGGTCCGGCGTTGGCCAGCATGTCCGGGTCGCCGTTGGACAGGATCGCCAGTTTGTAGCCCGCCTTGCGCAACTTGCCCAAGGCCTTGATGACGTCGGGGAAGGGCTTCAGCTTTTCGATCTCGGAGACCAGCCATTCGACCTCGGCCTGACTGTACTCGATGCCGGCCCGGTCCATGACCACGGAGACGGCCCGGTGGCCGATCTGCCGATAGGGGGTATGGCCGCGATCGCACAAGGCATCGATCATGGAGTTTTCGAAGTGCGTGCGCCGCCACCAGGTGACGAAGCTGTGGGGGTTGCCGTCCCAGCCCTTCTTTTTCAGGAACGGCGTGGCGATTTCCGTCAGGCCCTTCTGCATGTCGACGATGGTGCCGTACTGGTCGAACACCAGAATCTTGATTTCGCGCTTGAGAATGTCCGGGTCGGTCATGTGGGAAGGTCCCTTTCAGGTGGCCAGTTGTTGAGCAGCGCGCAGTATGCCTTGGGCCAAGGCCCTGGAAAATCGCGAAATTCTAGGCCCAAGGTCGAGATTTTCTCCGCATTGTACTTGGTCCCGATCCCGGGCCGCCCCAGGCCCGCCCCTTGAAGATTGGCCCCGAGGCTGCTACATCCCGGTCACCACGCCGGACCGGGCGGGACCCCGCCCGGCGAAATTATTTCACAGTGCAGCACCTTCGGACATCAACGTCCGAGGTTTGCGCCGAACGGATTCAACGAACAGGAGTTCTATATGCCCTTCGACGATTACAAGGTTGCCGACATGTCGCTTGCGGATTGGGGCCGCAAGGAAATCAGCCTGGCCGAAACGGAGATGCCGGGCCTGATGTCGACGCGCGACGAATACCGTGCCCAGCAGCCGTTGAAGGGCGCGCGCATCGCGGGTTCGTTGCACATGACGATCCAGACCGCCGTGCTGATCGAAACCCTGAAGGACCTGGGCGCCGACGTGCGCTGGGCCTCCTGCAACATCTTTTCGACCCAGGATCACGCCGCCGCCGCCATCGCCGCCGGCGGCACGCCGGTGTTCGCCCACAAGGGCGAGAACCTGGAGGAATACTGGGACTACTGCCACCGCATCTTCGACTTCCCCGAAGGCACCGCCAACATGATCCTGGATGACGGCGGCGACGCGACGCTGCTGATCCATCTGGGCATCCAGGCGGCGAAGGACCCGTCGGTGCTCGACAATCCGGGCTCGGAAGAAGCCGAATACATGTTCGCCTCGATCAAGAAGAAGCTGGCCGAGGATTCCGGCTGGTACGCCCGCCAGGGCGAGGCCATCAAGGGCGTGACCGAAGAAACCACGACCGGCGTGCATCGCCTGTACGAGATGCAGAAGAAGGGAACCCTGATGTTCCCGGCGATCAACGTGAACGATTCGGTCACCAAGTCCAAGTTCGACAACAAGTACGGCTGCCGCGAAAGCCTGGTCGACAGCATCCGCCGCGCCACCGACGTGATGATGGCCGGCAAGGTCGCCGTGGTCGCCGGGTATGGCGACGTCGGCAAGGGCTCCGCCGAAAGCTTGAGCAGCGCCGGTTGCCGCGTGCTGGTCACCGAGGTCGATCCGATCTGCGCCCTGCAGGCCTGCATGGAAGGCTACGAAGTCGTGACCATGGAGAACGCGGCACCCCGCGGCGACATCTTCGTCACCACCACGGGCAACATCGACGTCATCACCCTTGACCACATGCGCGCCATGAAGGACCGGGCCATCGTCTGCAACATCGGCCACTTCGACAACGAGATCGAAGTCGCCAAGTTGAAGAACTTCAAGTGGAACAACATCAAGCCGCAGGTCGACGAGATCACCTTCCCCGACGAGAAGCGCATCATCCTTCTCGCCGAAGGCCGCCTGGTCAACCTGGGCTGCGCCACCGGCCACCCCAGCTTCGTGATGTCCGCCAGCTTCACCAACCAGACGCTGGCCCAGATCGAGCTGTGGACCCGCGGCGACAAATACAAGAACGAGGTCTACGTGCTGCCCAAGCACCTGGACGAAAAGGTCGCCATGCTGCACCTGGAAAAGCTGGGGGCGCAGTTGTCGACCCTGCGCAAGGACCAGGCCGATTACATCGGCGTCGAGGTCAAAGGCCCGTTCAAGACGGACGCCTATCGCTACTAATCCGGCCGTTCCGCCGGAAAAGGTTAAGAGGCGGCGCGCAAGCGCCGCCTTTTGCTTTGTTATCAGGCAGTTCAATGATTAACATCCCTGCGTGCTAAGCAATATCACCCCCATCAGCGCGTTCAGCGCCGGCCTGCTCCTCGGCGCCGGCCTGCTATTGATCGTCGCCTGGATGTTCCGGCGCCGCGCGGGCGAGGCCGAACACGAACGCCGGCGGATCGAGGCCGTGGCCGTCAAAGCCCGGGAAATCCTGGCCGGATCGCCCGACGGCCTGTTCCTGTGGGACCGCGGATCGGGCGGCGTCACCTGTTCGCGCAAGCTGGCGTCGCTGCTGTCGCTGGCCGACGGCACCAACGCCAAGTTCGAGGATGTCATCGCCCGCTTCGACGGCGATTCGGCAAAACGGCTGAAGGCGTCGGTCACTTTCCTGCACGAAGAGGGCCGGCGTTTCGAGATCGTGCTGACCACCGCCGATTCGGGCGGCCGGCGCATGATCCAGGCCGTGGGGGCGCGGGCCAGCGCCAAGGACGGCAAGGCGCTCGCCGACATGGTGTGGATGCGCGACATTTCCGCCGCCGCCAAGCTGCTGATCGACCTGACCGGCGAGGGCGACCTGCCGGAAGCCCGCGACCTGCACCTGCGCGGCCTGCTCGACGCCCTGCCGTTCCCGATCTGGCTGCGCGACGGCGACCTGCGCGTCGTGTTCACCAATCAGGCGGCGCTCAACCAGCGCGTCGCCGGCCCCGACGACGGCCAGGCGGAAACGGCGCGCGACGAGGCCCGCGCGGTGACCCGCGTCCAGGACCTGGAAAATGCCGGCGAGACCAGGTCCTTCGACGTCACCGAATGCCCGCTCGCCACCGACGGGGGCGGCGACGGCGAGGCCGCGCCGGACAGCGCCGTCAGCGGCCTGATCGGATATGCCTTCCCCCATGGATCCGGCGAGAACCCGGCGCCGCCCCCGGCGGCCGAGCCGGCCGCCCTGCCGCCCTGGGCGCAGATGGCGGCGGCCGTGCTCAAGGGCCTCGGCACCGGGATCGCCATCTTCGACCGTTCGGCCAAGCTGGCGTTCTTCAACGAGGCCTACCGCGACATGTGGCGGCTTGACGGCGCCTGGCTGGACGAAGGCCGCGATTTTCCGGAAATCCTCGAACACCTGCGCGCCGAGCGCCGCCTGCCCGAGGTTCCCGACTTCCGCGCCTACAAGATGGAACAGTTGGCCCTGTTCG
This window harbors:
- a CDS encoding haloacid dehalogenase type II, whose translation is MTDPDILKREIKILVFDQYGTIVDMQKGLTEIATPFLKKKGWDGNPHSFVTWWRRTHFENSMIDALCDRGHTPYRQIGHRAVSVVMDRAGIEYSQAEVEWLVSEIEKLKPFPDVIKALGKLRKAGYKLAILSNGDPDMLANAGPHIGFKFDHVISVAEAGYFKPHWATYATACDITGFDRTSCLFVANHEFDVVGAKSFGMRTAFIDRRKRPFGAWPEQPDLIVENFKEMADTLCG
- a CDS encoding alpha/beta hydrolase → MTTEPSTPSRHFILCPGFMTDRALWSRMEPGLAALGTCTFADLSRTDDLEATAREILEGAPERFILIGFSLGGFVAREILRLAPDRVAGVVLMNSSAHPPRPEITKRNAFLIAHTRERGFRGLSSDAVKKAFHPDRRDDEALIQEVKDMALRMGGDAFIKQLSIQRRDGRPDLANIACPALVIWAHQDELRSMNESKEMADAIPGARFEIIEDCGHMTPMEAPEAVLGVIAGWLADAGV
- the ptsP gene encoding phosphoenolpyruvate--protein phosphotransferase, with product MEKRFEGMGVSPGIAVGPAHVREAGTLEVPERHVAKKGRPAEAKRLTAAVILARRQIKRLKAQAQKDTVTQEMHFLFDAYLQMLEDSRLVRGAQDLIQGKGLNAEAAVQKTLTGIVHAFQAMDNAYIAARVDDVRDVGNRIIRNLMREPLKPFSQAAPGSVIIADQLSPADTAQLDPARIAGAATALGGAEGHAAIMARALGIPLVLGVPDLADAVTTGAQVIIDGTRGTVIVNPTARTLGVYEQLKIDARKVAERLGHMRTVPAVTRDNVTVALAANLELPIELEMVKRNGAAGIGLLRTEFLYMSRDDTPTEDEQYAALREIVDAMDGKPVTIRTLDVGGEKPARGLLGDLGEAAASALGLRGIRLSLKHTKTMDAQLTAILRAACHGPVRILLPMVSTVSEVRQTRDALNRAVQRLKRRKQKVPNPLPPLGVMIEVPAAALAADALAQVSDFFAIGSNDLTMYTLATDRTNEHVAHLFDSLHPAVLRLIQFATQAALRSRIPISLCGEIAGDPRYAPLLLGLGLRELSMVPANIPLVKQRIRALDIAAATRRADAIMGQVDPGRIAALLDDFNGLS
- the ahcY gene encoding adenosylhomocysteinase — translated: MPFDDYKVADMSLADWGRKEISLAETEMPGLMSTRDEYRAQQPLKGARIAGSLHMTIQTAVLIETLKDLGADVRWASCNIFSTQDHAAAAIAAGGTPVFAHKGENLEEYWDYCHRIFDFPEGTANMILDDGGDATLLIHLGIQAAKDPSVLDNPGSEEAEYMFASIKKKLAEDSGWYARQGEAIKGVTEETTTGVHRLYEMQKKGTLMFPAINVNDSVTKSKFDNKYGCRESLVDSIRRATDVMMAGKVAVVAGYGDVGKGSAESLSSAGCRVLVTEVDPICALQACMEGYEVVTMENAAPRGDIFVTTTGNIDVITLDHMRAMKDRAIVCNIGHFDNEIEVAKLKNFKWNNIKPQVDEITFPDEKRIILLAEGRLVNLGCATGHPSFVMSASFTNQTLAQIELWTRGDKYKNEVYVLPKHLDEKVAMLHLEKLGAQLSTLRKDQADYIGVEVKGPFKTDAYRY
- a CDS encoding PAS-domain containing protein — encoded protein: MLSNITPISAFSAGLLLGAGLLLIVAWMFRRRAGEAEHERRRIEAVAVKAREILAGSPDGLFLWDRGSGGVTCSRKLASLLSLADGTNAKFEDVIARFDGDSAKRLKASVTFLHEEGRRFEIVLTTADSGGRRMIQAVGARASAKDGKALADMVWMRDISAAAKLLIDLTGEGDLPEARDLHLRGLLDALPFPIWLRDGDLRVVFTNQAALNQRVAGPDDGQAETARDEARAVTRVQDLENAGETRSFDVTECPLATDGGGDGEAAPDSAVSGLIGYAFPHGSGENPAPPPAAEPAALPPWAQMAAAVLKGLGTGIAIFDRSAKLAFFNEAYRDMWRLDGAWLDEGRDFPEILEHLRAERRLPEVPDFRAYKMEQLALFEEAGDPMGDLMHLPDGRTLRAVAYPMPSGGLAFGYDDVTDQLDLESANNARDAVYRASLENLSEAIAVFGSDGRLKFWNPAFARLWDVGGDGLTAGTHVSDFVEATRPLAAPGGDWDTKKAQILSAMTRREVTRDAIECADGRRLEFVNTPLPDGGVLIAYAETRANGTPDA